Proteins from a genomic interval of Rhizoctonia solani chromosome 12, complete sequence:
- a CDS encoding RNA helicase — protein MPILCEICSITLSGPVDQAAHVSGRRHRANVAAQGESTNNNGVPQSHIPERGRPRTNPAPPTSSRPNGLNATDPSRPQRGSGFNARRGNGAPRNPTQTNRPPLDSSDTGAPPRATRGRGRGRGRGRGLPVGSRAPPRETNNARSDLDAPVPVRKIYAVDFGVVPNTDPTKQEGAYDFIIHESLVRGPTVQIVAIKPSRKLSVNGFSFLGLCSLSTENQGQQGHGLRFEFNPQAVNRGVHIVRVIVKYTPLGARPGRKYLKLRAVIGSPEDHQTLQPVADFVPMRREELKDDWHKTRMIREKSTQHTLDFGKLDYYDVPSEFWNQAQDTVESLSNAEIHLRSQLPHEINIQTYNKHWKYLLWHEEIAMCNQLKQYDMKKTTIEKLSSGKYSLNVPGLEEKRPSVIVSDLVAIRSPPLRFHSRTPVYGGNVVEVQRSDVIMQLPTDFPHVDGQEWEVRFTVNRLVLRRMHDAVAKASATFERLLFPAPSHVKPRIPARSNLSIDRRIRSNERQRIAVEQIVELAPGDIPFIIFGPPGTGKTTVVVEAIHQVAKTNPDSRLLVCAPSNSAADLLATRLSQLYTPRQLLRLNAPTRSYDALPVSLRKYSVLESDGRTFTAPSEDKLKGFKIVVSTCFYASVPRALRIENHFTHIFIDEAGHASEPEIMIPILQNASPTTNVILSGDPKQLGPIIQSKACEALGMSVSFLERMTKRLVYRIEPGSGEGSNIVKLLQNYRNHPAILRFSNTVFYGGELQACADTVISSRLVRFHKLPQQGFPIIFHSICGENQREGRSPSYFNIDEATLVKHYIRALIDEGSYGLNSNLVGVIAPYRQQCVKIRQLLNREGYGGVEVKVTEDWQGQEKRVIIISTVRSDPELLEEGALKFLGFVTSPRRTNVALTRAQALVIVIGNGPVLLLDPFWNSFIRYVHSSGGCAGDDLSGFIDPQGECGSAIFEDMRRENPDYMDQIDHDELWDPLRIASQRWRS, from the exons ATGCCGATTCTATGCGAGATATGTTCTATCACCCTTAGCGGCCCAGTGGATCAAGCGGCACACGTTTCTGGACGGAGGCATAGGGCAAACGTTGCAGCACAG GGTGAATCTACTAATAATAATGGCGTGCCTCAATCACATATACCTGAGCGTGGCCGCCCAAGGACGAATCCGGCACCTCCTACCAGTTCGCGGCCAAACGG CCTCAATGCAACTGACCCAAGCCGACCTCAACGTGGGTCTGGCTTCAATGCTCGTCGAGGAAACGGGGCGCCACGAAATCCTACACAAACCAATAGACCCCCTTTGGATAG CTCTGACACAGGCGCTCCGCCTCGTGCTACCCGAGGGCGGGGGCGTGGTCGAGGGCGTGGTCGAGGACTACCAGTTGGATCTAGGGCACCGCCTCGCGAGACCAACAATGCGAGGTCCGATCTGGATGCACCAGTGCCCGTACGGAAAATCTATGCCGTGGACTTTGGAGTTGTTCCAAACACAGATCCTACAAAACAGGAAGGGGCGTACGACTTCATAATTCACGAGTCCCTTGTGAGGGGGCCGACCGTTCAAATTGTAGCCATCAAACCGTCTCGGAAGCTTAGCGTCAATGG ATTTTCATTTCTTGGCCTGTGCTCCTTATCTACAGAGAATCAAGGCCAGCAAGGCCATGGGCTCCGTTTCGAATTCAACCCCCAGGCTGTTAATCGAGGGGTACACATTGTACGAGTAATAGTCAAGTATACTCCCCTCGGCGCGCGGCCTGGTCGTAAATATCTGAAgctgagggctgtgataggtTCTCCCGAAGATCACCAAACGCTTCAGCCAGTTGCAGATTTTGTACCGATGCGCAGAGAAGAACTTAAGGATGACTGGCATAAAACTCGCATGATTCGAGAGAAATCGACACAACACACCTTGGATTTTGGAAAATTGGATTACTACGACGTCCCTTCCGAATTTTGGAACCAAGCTCAAGATACTGTGGAGAGTCTTTCGAATGCTGAGATTCACTTACGATCGCAATTGCCACATGAAATCAACATACAGACATACAACAAGCACTGGAAGTATTTATTATGGCACGAAGAGATCGCAATGTG CAATCAACTCAAGCAATACGATATGAAGAAGACGACGATAGAAAAGCTTTCGAGCGGGAAATACTC TCTTAATGTACCCGGACTGGAAGAAAAACG GCCTTCAGTAATCGTGTCCGACCTCGTTGCTATTAGGAGTCCGCCCCTTCGCTTTCACTCGAGGACGCCAGTCTATGGAGGCAACGTGGTCGAAGTTCAACGCTCGGATGTTATCATGCAACTTCCAACAGACTTTCCTCATGTCGATGGTCAGGAATGGGAGGTTCGTTTTACCGTCAATCGGCTCGTTCTTCGGCGCATGCACGATGCCGTTGCGAAGGCTTCCGCCACGTTTGAGCGACTACTCTTTCCTGCCCCATCCCATGTGAAGCCTCGCATTCCTGCACGTTCGAATCTCAGTATCGACCGCCGTATTAGATCAAACGAACGACAGAGAATAGCAGTCGAGCAAATTGTGGAGCTAGCTCCGGGTGATATTCCGTTCATTATATTCGGCCC CCCTGGTACTGGGAAGACAACCGTAGTCGTTGAGGCGATTCATCAAGTTGCGAAGACTAATCCCGACAGCCGCCTCCTGGTGTGTGCACCGAGCAACTCCGCGGCGGATCTATTGGCGACTCGGTTGTCTCAATTATACACTCCAAGGCAGCTCCTGAGATTGAATGCGCCGACGAGATCGTACGATGCACTACCTGTTAGTTTGAGGAAATACTCTGTATTAGAATCAGACGGGAGAACATTCACAGCACCGTCTGAAGATAAACTGAAGGGATTCAAAATTGTTGTATCAACGTGCTTCTATGCATCAGTTCCGAGGGCTCTGAGGATTGAAAACCATTTTACGCATATCTTCATCGATGAAGCAGGGCATGCATCAGAGCCGGAAATCATGATACCGATACTCCAAAATGCATCTCCAACTACAAATGTTATCCTTTCTGGTGAT CCCAAGCAACTTGGTCCGATTATTCAATCGAAAGCTTGCGAGGCGCTCGGGATGTCTGTCAGTTTCCTGGAGCGCATGACCAAGCGACTTGTTTATAGGATTGAACCCGGCAGTGGCGA AGGATCAAACATTGTGAAACTATTACAGAATTATCGTAATCATCCCGCCATCTTAAGGTTCTCGAATACCGTCTTCTACGGAGGAGAGCTTCAAGCCTGTGCAGATACAGTCATATCATCCCGCCTTGTCCGGTTTCATAAGCTCCCTCAACAAGGGTTTCCTATCATCTTTCACTCTATCTGCG GCGAGAATCAGCGTGAAGGCAGATCTCCCTCGTACTTCAATATTGATGAAGCAACTCTGGTTAAACATTATATACGGGCTCTTATTGACGAGGGAAGCTATGGGCTGA ACTCCAATCTCGTCGGTGTTATTGCTCCTTACCGTCAACAGTGTGTCAAGATCCGACAGTTGTTGAATAGAGAAGGATATGGAGGCGTGGAAGTTAAGGTTACCGAAGATTGGCAAGGCCAG GAAAAACGAGTCATCATTATCTCTACTGTTAGAAGTGACCCAGAGTTACTCGAGGAGGGTGCTCTAAAGTTCTTAGGTTTTGTTACGAGCCCAAGGCGCACCAATG TCGCTCTTACCCGAGCACAAGCTTTAGTAATTG TAATTGGAAATGGGCCTGTACTCTTACTAGACCCGTTCTGGAATTCCTTCATACGATACGTACATTCATCTGGGGGATGTGCAGGGGACGACCTTTCAGGCTTCATCGATCCTCAGGGGGAGTGTGGTTCTGCGATATTTGAAGATATGAGGAGAGAGAATCCGGACTACATGGATCAAATCGACCATGACGAGTTGTGGGACCCATTGAGGATTGCTTCACAGAGGTGGCGCTCGTGA
- a CDS encoding mitotic spindle checkpoint component mad2, with protein sequence MSAPNAPPELTASGSPATIIEFLYYAVNSILFYRGVYESEDFRAVNKYEQDLVLVRDGEVTQFLDRFFKQVEEWLGQELIRRVILAIVSKNTGKTLERWVFNLEPHDGPAHLDKIQHKIQATLKQLKATIPIFPDIKEPTIFNLLAVKRMKTNLLSYQPARNGSMPIHIQYQPKFVTRRPCVVSIPGMPK encoded by the exons ATGTCCGCCCCCAACGCTCCTCCTGAACTTACTGCATCAGGCAGTCCTGCCACCATTATTGAATTTCTTTACTACGCCGTAAATAG CATCCTGTTCTATCGCGGTGTATATGAATCTGAGGATTTTCGCGCC GTCAACAAATACGAACAAGATCTAGTTCTTGTTAGGGATGGCGAAGTGACACAATTCTTGGACAGATTCTTCAAGCAAGTTGAAG AATGGCTTGGCCAAGAATTAATCCGCCGAGTGATATTGGCTATTGTATCAAAAAATACAGGCAAGACATTGGAGCGCTGGGTGTTCAACTTGGAACCTCACGATGG TCCCGCACACCTGGACAAGATACAGCATAAAATACAAGCCACGCTAAAGCAACTAAAAGCAACTATTCCTATATTTCCGGATATCAAAGAGCCAACTATTTTCAATTTGCTTGCCGTGAAAAGGATGAAGACCAATCTTCTGAGTTACCAACCAGCCAGAAATGGGTCGATGCCCATCCACATTCAATACCAACCGAAATTCGTGACCAGACGGCCATGCGTGGTTTCAATACCAGGGATGCCAAAGTAG
- a CDS encoding DDE superfamily endonuclease: MNQPDFNNRESGLQEAARELGTEVVFLPKYHCELSMIEQVWGYAKRDYRDNPPNSSSKKLKENALKALESPPILSMRKFAARSQRFADGYDHGMDGSQAAAWATTIFKHHRETPAHIPYDEIAPNYVHTTNN, encoded by the exons ATGAACCAGCCAGATTTCAATAATCGTGAATCAGGCTTACAAGAGGCTGCTCGAGAGCTGGGAACTGAAGTGGTATTTCTCCCAAAGTACCACTGTGAGCTGAGTATGATAGAGCAAGTCTGGGGATACGCAAAAAGAGACTATCGAGATAATCCCCCTAATAGTAGCTCAAAAAAGTTGAAGGAGAACGCACTAAAGGCATTAGAATCACCCCCAATTTTATCGATGCGCAA GTTCGCTGCTCGTTCTCAACGTTTTGCCGATGGATATGACCATGGTATGGACGGGTCCCAAGCTGCTGCGTGGGCTACAACGATATTCAAACATCACCGAGAGACCCCAGCACATATTCCGTACGACGAGATTGCTCCTAACTATGTACATACAACAAACAATTAA
- a CDS encoding glyoxalase/bleomycin resistance protein/dioxygenase, with amino-acid sequence MIRVKDPKVSLQFYTEILGMELISKSDFSDFTLYFLGYDHSDGKATTEEKDKGRFSREGVLELTHNHGTENDADFKGYSSGNTDPGKGFGHIAIAVDNVEAACERFEKLGVNFKKRPSDGKMRHIAFILDPDGYWIEIVPSNLNLSS; translated from the exons ATGATACGAgtcaaggaccccaaggttTCACTTCAGTTTTACACTGAAATCCTAGGGATGGAGCTTATCTCTAAAAGTGACTTCTCCGACTTCACTCTTTACTTCTTGGGCTATGATCATTCTGATGGCAAAGCGACGACCGAAGAGAAGGATAAAGGGAGGTTTTCTCGCGAGG GAGTCCTGGAACTTACTCACAATCATGGCACGGAGAACGACGCTGACTTCAAAG GTTACTCTTCTGGAAACACCGATCCTGGCAAGGGGTTTGGACATATAGCAATTGCAGTAGACAATGTTGAAGCGGCTTGCGAGCGGTTTGAAAAACTGGGAGTGAACTTCAAGAAGCGCCCATCGGATGGAAAAATGCGACACATTG CGTTCATCTTGGATCCCGATGG TTATTGGATTGAG ATTGTGCCCTCCAACCTGAACCTATCCTCGTAA